AACTCAATGGCCGCCTGCCATTCTCGAAAAAGTTGACGTTTCTGAGCGAAAAGGACGGCGGCGTTTCCTTTATCGCCCATGCGGATTTCGCTGACAAGGCCAAAACCGTCCGCGACGACGCGTTCTTTGAATCGTTGCGCGGCTGGAACCCCGGGAAGGACAGCTTGAAGGTGGAATATATAAATATGGACCCGGTTCTCATGCGCGGGACGGCCTTTGACCTGAAACTGGGAGAAAACTCGCTCGGCGTTGATTTCCTGAGGACCGCTGTCCTTGGAGGTTCGCTGACGGGCGCGTACCAGATGAAGGGAGAGGGGGGCGGTCCCATACTGAGGGGCGCCCAGTTTTTCAGCGAAATAAACCTTGAGCGCGTCCTCCATAAAGATTTTGGACTTTCTGAAAAAGAAGCCGGAATAGACGGCTCCATGGAGGTGGCCATCGCCGCCGGTGATGAAGATGACGGGCTGGACATATCCAAGGCCGACGCCGCGGTTTACATCACCCGCATAAGCCCGGAGGCGCTCGACAAACTGCTTCTTTTCATGGACCCGAAAGAGAGCGTCCCGTCGATAATGAGCGTGCGCGCGCTTTTGAAACGGGCAAATCCCGGGAAAGTGGAGTTTTCCGCAAAGCACGGGGCCTTTTCGATGACCGTTGGCCTGAAATACGGCTCATCCGCCAGCGGGCAGGCGGTCTCTATCCAGGTAATGAAAGACGCTCCGATCAGCGCCATCGCCAATCTGGCCCCCCTTGAGGAAGCCATGCGGGGGATGACCGCGCTCAACCTGATTATCCGGACGGTTTGTTCGGAAGCGCTGGTCGCAAACGCGGACGGCCACCTGGCTTTTAGATGACCGATTCCGGCCTGTACGCCATCGTATTGAATTTTGAGCGCCCGGTGGTGGTGGAAATCGGAAAGCTTGGCAAAGTCCGGTTCCCCGCGGGAAGTTACGTTTATGTGGGGAGCGCAAAACGCGGACTTTCCAAGCGGATCGCCCGCCATTCAAGAAAGACCAAGCCATTAAGGTGGCATATAGACTATCTTCGCGCCCGGGCCGGTTTCCATGGTTCGTCTCCTTTTCCCGGCGCGCTAGGGGAGTGCCGGTTGGCCGTGGCAGTGCGGGAGATTCTGGAAGGCCGCGTTTTCCCCGCCGGATTCGGCTCATCGGACTGCCGGTGCGGGGGGCATCTGATACATACAGGCAAACCGGCGGACAAAACTCTTGAACTTGTCTGCGCCCTGGGCAAAATACCCGCGGGTTCGCCTGCATTTAATAACGATGAGCGCCCCTTTGCGCCAAAACGTTTGGCTTTGCCAAACCAGTTGAATTAGAATGAAAGTTTGCTATATGGACAAAAAGGTTTGCCGGAGAGTTGGCGATGAATAAGACGGTGATAAGGTTCACCCCGTCGGAGCGGTGGTTCCACAATATTGTCATGTTCACCTTTATTTTTCTTCTGATTACCGGCCTTTCGATGATCGTCCACAACCTTTTGGGAAAGCATAACGAATCCCGTCACTTCCTTTCCGTGGCCCACAAGGTCATGAGCGTGCTGTTTATGGCAGGCCCGCCGCTTGCCTTTCTTTTGGGAAATAAAAAAGTTTGGCGGGAAAACTTGAGCATAATCACATCCTTCACCCGTCGCGACGCCGAATGGCTTTTAAAAAAACCGTTCAAGACAATACGCAAGGGGATAGACCTGCCCGCGGAGGACAAGTTCAACCCGGGCCAGAAAGTCTGGGCCATTATCGCCATTTCCGGCTCTGTCACTCTCGTTCTCAGCGGCGTGGTCATATGGATGTTCGAATCGGCGATACTTGGCCTTTTCATCCATACGTCCCTAACCGTGGTGATGGCGATCACCCTGTCCGGCCACGTTTTCATGGCGCTCATCAACCGGGACACACGGCCCGGGATAGGGTCGATAATAGACGGCGAGGTGGACGCGGAATGGGCGATGCATCATCATCCGCTATGGATGGAGCGGATGGCAAAGGAAAGGGTGATGGGGAAACTTGGGGACAATCAGCCGCCCGGGCCTTCCGGCAAGGCTTGAGAATATCCTGCGCCTGCCGCAGCGTCCGTCTTGACACCCGGCGCATGCTTTTTTATATATAATCAGGGATTCAGATAAATTTCGTAACGGTGGAATCAATGGGTTGTTCCTGCTTGGACACACGCTCTGCCATGGTGCTCAAGGCTGTGGTGGAAGGCCATATAGCCAGTTCGGAGCCGGTGGGGGCGCGGATCATTTCCAAACGAAGCGAATTCAACCTAAGCCCCGCCTCCATACGCAATGTGATGGCCGGCCTTGAGGAAAGCGGATTTCTGGAACAACCGCACACCTCCGCCGGAAGGATACCTTCGGACAAAGGTTACAGGTATTACGCCCAGTCCATGGCGGGCCCGGCAATCCCTTCCACGCAGGAGATGGACCGCATACACTCGGCCACGCACGGCGCCGCGTGGCAGGAGTTGACGGACCTGCTGG
This region of Nitrospinota bacterium genomic DNA includes:
- a CDS encoding GIY-YIG nuclease family protein; the protein is MTDSGLYAIVLNFERPVVVEIGKLGKVRFPAGSYVYVGSAKRGLSKRIARHSRKTKPLRWHIDYLRARAGFHGSSPFPGALGECRLAVAVREILEGRVFPAGFGSSDCRCGGHLIHTGKPADKTLELVCALGKIPAGSPAFNNDERPFAPKRLALPNQLN
- a CDS encoding cytochrome b/b6 domain-containing protein; translation: MNKTVIRFTPSERWFHNIVMFTFIFLLITGLSMIVHNLLGKHNESRHFLSVAHKVMSVLFMAGPPLAFLLGNKKVWRENLSIITSFTRRDAEWLLKKPFKTIRKGIDLPAEDKFNPGQKVWAIIAISGSVTLVLSGVVIWMFESAILGLFIHTSLTVVMAITLSGHVFMALINRDTRPGIGSIIDGEVDAEWAMHHHPLWMERMAKERVMGKLGDNQPPGPSGKA